The Psychrobacillus sp. FSL K6-4046 DNA window CAATTGTGTTGTAGACTGATTTCCAAAAAAGAGGATCTGTTAATACTATTTTAAAATTTGCTAAACCAACAAAAGTCATAGGACTTAATCCATTCCACTTTTGAAAACCTAGATAAATACTAAATAATGCTGGATATAACCCAATAATAGCAAAAATAATAAAGAAAGGTGCAATATATAAATAACCTGAAGCCATATCTTTTTTTGCTTCGGACATGTACCTTTTTTTTCTTACCTTTTCCTTATTACTTACAGCACTCATATACTCACCTCATGTCCTATGAAAGGTGGAATGGAAGCTCATTCAACTCCTCATCCACCTTCAAATCTATTATTCTCTTTACTAGCGATTCATTAAATCCTTTGCACGCTTAACTGCTGCAGCCCACTCTTTTTCTGGATCTGCCCCTTTAGCTTGAACATCCTTTAAGGCATTCAGTACTTCCTGATAAACCGGGAAGTATTTTTCTCCTTTATACACCGCTCCATTGATGTCTTGTGCTGCTTGAGCAAATACTGGTGCTGTTGATTGGCCACCAAAGAACTCATCTTCATTGTTTTTGAAGGAATCCATTTCGTAAACAGACGGAGCAGATGGGAATAATCCTTTTGTTTGGAATGATTTTATTTGATTGTCAGGAGAGATTAACCACTCTGCAAATTCATAAGCTTCAGCTGCATGTTTAGTTTCTTTTGGGATGGAGATAAACGAACCGCCCCAGTTTGCAGCAAATTCAGTTGGCAATGTTGCTACTCTCCATTTACCTACTGCTTCTGGTGCATTCCCTTCCATCCAACCTTTTAACCAGCCAGCTCCTAATTCAGCTGCAAATTCACCTTTGTTTACCGCATTTGCCCACTCTGGTGACCACATTTCGAATTTTCCAACAATACCAAGCTCATTAAGCTTTACAGCATAGTCGTATGCCTCTTTAACCGTATTTCCTTCTTGCTCTATTAATAATTCACCCTCAGGGTTTAGGAACGTTTCTTGTGCTGCATCTAAATAAGATCTGAATGCCATTTCAATACTATCGATGAATGGTTTTCCAGTTTTCTCCTTCACCTGTATACCAGCTTCTTCAAATGCTTTGGGAGAACTGATAAGTTTAGCTACTTCATTAGGATCTGTTGGTAAACCAGCCTCTTCAAAGACATCTGTACGATAATATAAAGCTTTTGGACCAATATCCGTTGGTAACCCGATTAAGAAATCCCCAGCATTATTTTCTCCCGTACTCCATTTCCAATCTAAGTATTGGTCTTGAATATCTTTTGCACCCAGATCATAAAGGTTTTCAAACTGGTCTTGTGCTGCTTTAAAACGATCTAATTGATCAATCTCTAGCATCGTAATATCTGGAGCTCCGCTTCCTGCCGATAATGCAGTAAATAATGCATCATGGTGCTCTGCAGTTTCAGCAGCTCTTACTTTAACTTTCACATTAGGATTTTCCTCTTCATATGCCTTCGCTAAGTCTTCATAGTTAGTAGCACCAAAAGTCCAAAAGTTTAATGTAACTTGGTCTTGTGAGCCTCCGCTTTTTGCACCTTCAGACGATTCCTTTTCAGAACAAGCTGCCAATGATAGTGCAAGAACAGCCGACAAGCCCAAAGCACCTATTTTTTTTAAACTTCTCAAATTGATTCCCCCTAATTTTTTTAGTCAATGTGTCTTACAGGTTGTAATTCTTCAACAAAAATAATGAAAGTTATTATTTTTGTATCATGCACCTCCCATATTGTCCTCATCATAAAAACTAAGCTACTTGATACATTAAGGAAACCGGTTTCTAAATAATATAAAAAAAAGCAATAATTAGAAGGTGAAACCGCTTTCAAATAGAATTATAATCCTAGATTAATAGAAAATCAAGAATTTTCTTACAAATTAACGAAAACGCTTTCCAAAAGTAAATTACTATAATAATGGCCGATAATATATTTTAGAAAACTCTCTTGCTTCACATTTAATTAGTATGCTATATCCTTCCCTCAATATGATTAGACTTCCTTGCTATGTTTCTTTTTAGGTTTTCAGTTCGCTGTACTACCAGGAAACGTCGCCTCCGCTTCAAACAATGATAGTGAATTTTTATTAGAGATCAGTTACCTTATAAAAACAGTAAAGAGGTGAAATCATATTTCTTATTTCACCTCTTTTCATTGATTGACTCGCTATATCCCAGCCTCTCTTTATTAATCTCCTCCCCCACAGCTTGAGCAAGAACTATCTGAAGAGCAAGACTTACAAGAGTTGGCCGACCCACAGCTTGTGCAATTCGATAAATTATCGCCATTGCTTATTTTCATGTAACTTGAAAATTCATCATAATGGAAATAAGAAACAGACAAGAAAGGAAGGAGCATTGCGTTGTAATTTTGATGATTTTTTCCTTGTTTCAACTTTTCATGTATAATCTTTTTCTCGTAATCTCTTACACCATTTACTGTATTTTTCATGGAAGTAATAAGCGCAAGTACAGTTTTCATATATTTCGAATCACGTTTAAAGTAAATATCGATTAATTCATTTTCTTGTAAATTTTTAAAATCATCCATTACAGTTGGATGAACAGGGTTCTTAAAAAAACCTTTATACAGAAGTATATTCTCGCGTCTTATAAAAAATAGCTCTGCATACACCCAGTCAAAAAAACCACGTAAATCAGGATCGGGTTCTATCTTTACATTTGGACTATGATGTAGCTTTGCACCTAAATAATTTATCGAAAAATTTTCATACTCACGGGTAAACATAAGCATCTCATGCCACAATTCATCAACTTTCTCACTAAACATTGGAGACTCTTTTAATAGTGACGCCATAATAAAATAGCGTTTTAAATCTAGGAGGCGCCACTCATACTCATTTTCTTTTAATCTATTATTATTCCTTACCCTCACTTCTACATTTTCCATAAAACTTTTAGGAAGGGATTGCTCCAGTGTATCATTTAGCTTTTTTAACCCTTTAATTTGCTTTAATTCTAATGTTTTTGGAGATAAACCAAACTTATATGAGGTGTTCTTGCGCACAAAAAGACTAAAACCAATAAAAACTATAAGTAGCAACACGATCCATTCCATAAAATGCTCCCCCTATTAGTAGCTTTTAGTATTAGTAAATCCACGCAATATCATGAGCTATTAATTATTGCGATTTTTTTCTCCCCACTCACATAGTTGTTCCAAAACAGGTAATAAAGTATCTGCTTTAGGTGTTAGACTATACTCTACTTTAGGAGGTATTTGTGGGTACTCTTTCCGTAAAACCAACCCATCTGCTTCCAGCTCTTTAAGATGTGAACTCAATGTTTTAAAGGTAATGGCTCCTATTTGTCTTTTCATATCATTAAAGCGAACGGGTTGATTTTCAGCTAGCAGATAGAGAATTAGCATTTTCCATTTTCCACCTACTACCGACA harbors:
- a CDS encoding extracellular solute-binding protein, giving the protein MRSLKKIGALGLSAVLALSLAACSEKESSEGAKSGGSQDQVTLNFWTFGATNYEDLAKAYEEENPNVKVKVRAAETAEHHDALFTALSAGSGAPDITMLEIDQLDRFKAAQDQFENLYDLGAKDIQDQYLDWKWSTGENNAGDFLIGLPTDIGPKALYYRTDVFEEAGLPTDPNEVAKLISSPKAFEEAGIQVKEKTGKPFIDSIEMAFRSYLDAAQETFLNPEGELLIEQEGNTVKEAYDYAVKLNELGIVGKFEMWSPEWANAVNKGEFAAELGAGWLKGWMEGNAPEAVGKWRVATLPTEFAANWGGSFISIPKETKHAAEAYEFAEWLISPDNQIKSFQTKGLFPSAPSVYEMDSFKNNEDEFFGGQSTAPVFAQAAQDINGAVYKGEKYFPVYQEVLNALKDVQAKGADPEKEWAAAVKRAKDLMNR
- a CDS encoding helix-turn-helix domain-containing protein, with translation MSMEEYKDKGNIQETSFGYTLSVVGGKWKMLILYLLAENQPVRFNDMKRQIGAITFKTLSSHLKELEADGLVLRKEYPQIPPKVEYSLTPKADTLLPVLEQLCEWGEKNRNN